The proteins below come from a single Rhizobium sp. BT04 genomic window:
- the rplF gene encoding 50S ribosomal protein L6 yields the protein MSRIGKKPVQVPAGITATVDGQKVTAKGPKGELFFVANDEISLKLENNAVVVTPVNQTKDARSKWGMSRTMIEGIFKGVKDGFERKLEINGVGYRASLQGKNLQLALGFSHDVIYEPPVGITIAVPKPTEIVVSGINKQQVGQVAAEIREYRGPEPYKGKGVKYADERIVRKEGKKK from the coding sequence ATGTCTCGTATCGGTAAAAAGCCCGTTCAGGTGCCTGCTGGGATCACGGCTACGGTCGATGGCCAGAAGGTGACTGCAAAGGGCCCGAAGGGCGAGCTGTTTTTCGTTGCAAATGACGAAATCAGCCTCAAGCTCGAAAACAACGCGGTCGTCGTGACGCCCGTAAACCAGACCAAGGATGCACGTTCGAAGTGGGGCATGTCCCGCACGATGATCGAAGGCATCTTCAAGGGCGTCAAGGACGGCTTTGAGCGCAAGCTTGAAATCAACGGCGTCGGTTACCGCGCTTCTCTGCAGGGCAAGAACCTGCAGCTGGCTCTCGGTTTCAGCCATGACGTGATCTATGAGCCGCCGGTCGGCATCACGATCGCCGTTCCGAAGCCGACTGAAATTGTTGTCTCCGGCATCAATAAGCAGCAGGTTGGTCAGGTCGCCGCTGAAATCCGCGAATATCGCGGTCCCGAGCCCTACAAGGGCAAGGGCGTCAAGTACGCTGACGAGCGGATCGTCCGCAAAGAAGGCAAGAAGAAGTAA
- the rplR gene encoding 50S ribosomal protein L18 yields the protein MASRKEALARRANRVRRHLKSVANGRPRLSVHRSSKNIYAQVIDDVAGKTLASASTLDKDLRGSLKTGADTAAAAVVGKLVAERASKAGVTEVVFDRGAFIYHGRIKALADAAREGGLTF from the coding sequence ATGGCTAGCAGGAAAGAAGCACTTGCACGTCGTGCCAACCGCGTGCGCCGTCATCTCAAGTCGGTGGCCAATGGCCGTCCGCGCCTGTCGGTTCATCGCTCCTCGAAGAACATCTACGCCCAGGTCATTGATGATGTGGCCGGCAAGACGCTTGCGTCTGCCTCCACCCTCGATAAGGATCTGCGCGGTTCTCTGAAGACCGGTGCCGATACCGCCGCCGCTGCCGTTGTCGGCAAGCTCGTTGCCGAGCGCGCCTCCAAGGCCGGTGTTACGGAAGTCGTGTTCGACCGTGGCGCCTTCATCTATCACGGCCGCATCAAGGCTCTCGCCGATGCAGCCCGCGAAGGCGGTCTCACCTTCTGA